The Phyllostomus discolor isolate MPI-MPIP mPhyDis1 chromosome 4, mPhyDis1.pri.v3, whole genome shotgun sequence genome window below encodes:
- the RING1 gene encoding E3 ubiquitin-protein ligase RING1, which produces MTTPANAQNASKTWELSLYELHRTPQEAIMDGTEIAVSPRSLHSELMCPICLDMLKNTMTTKECLHRFCSDCIVTALRSGNKECPTCRKKLVSKRSLRPDPNFDALISKIYPSREEYEAHQDRVLIRLSRLHNQQALSSSIEEGLRMQAMHRAQRVRRPMPGSDQTTTMSGGEGEPGEGEGDGEDVSSDSAPDSAPGPAPKRPRGGGAGGSSVGTGGGGTGGVGGGAGSEDSGDRGGTLGGGTLGPPSPPGAPSPPEPGGEIELVFRPHPLLVEKGEYCQTRYVKTTGNATVDHLSKYLALRIALERRQQQEAGEPGGPGGGTSDAGGPDGGSGEGGGAGGGDSPEEPALPSLEGVSEKQYTIYIAPGGGAFTTLNGSLTLELVNEKFWKVSRPLELCYAPTKDPK; this is translated from the exons GAAGCCATCATGGATGGCACAGAGATTGCAGTTTCCCCGCGGTCACTGCACTCAGAACTCATGTGTCCCATCTGCCTGGACATGCTGAAGAATACAATGACCACCAAGGAATGCCTCCACCGATTCTGCTCTGACTGCATTGTCACAGCCCTGCGGAGCGG GAACAAGGAGTGCCCCACCTGCCGCAAGAAGCTGGTATCCAAACGATCTTTACGCCCAGACCCTAACTTTGATGCCCTGATCTCAAAAATCTATCCCAGCCGGGAGGAATATGAGGCCCACCAGGACCGTGTGCTCATCCGTCTCAGCCGCCTGCACAACCAGCAGGCACTGAGCTCCAGCATCGAGGAGGGGCTGCGCATGCAGGCCATGCACAG GGCCCAGCGTGTGAGACGGCCGATGCCTGGGTCAGATCAGACCACCACCAtgagtggaggggaaggagaaccaggggagggagagggggatggagaggaTGTGAGCTCGGACTCTGCCCCTgactctgccccaggccctgctcccaaGCGACCCCGTGGAGGGGGTGCAGGCGGGAGCAGTGTAGGGACAGGGGGAGGAGGCactggtggggtgggtgggggtgctggtTCAGAAGACTCTGGTGACCGGGGAGGGACCTTGGGAGGGGGTACCCTGGGCCCCCCAAGCCCTCCTGGGGCTCCTAGTCCCCCGGAGCCAGGTGGAGAAATTGAGCTCGTGTTCCGGCCCCACCCACTGCTCGTGGAGAAGGGAGAATACTGCCAGACTAG GTATGTGAAGACAACTGGGAATGCCACAGTGGACCATCTCTCCAAGTACCTGGCCCTGCGCATAGCCCTGGAGCGGAGGCAGCAGCAAgaggctggggagccaggagggCCCGGAGGGGGCACCTCTGATGCTGGGGGACCTGATGGGGGTagcggggagggcgggggtgcTGGAGGAGGTGACAGCCCGGAAGAGCCTGCCTTGCCCAGTCTGGAGGGTGTCAGTGAAAAGCAGTACACCATCTACATCGCCCCTGGGGGTGGAGCTTTCACG ACACTAAATGGCTCTCTGACCCTGGAGCTGGTGAATGAGAAATTCTGGAAGGTGTCCCGGCCATTGGAACTCTGCTATGCTCCCACCAAGGATCCAAAGTGA